The following coding sequences lie in one Corynebacterium humireducens NBRC 106098 = DSM 45392 genomic window:
- a CDS encoding Pls/PosA family non-ribosomal peptide synthetase — MSIRQVPRQFLRAGDAPAKRTLYDILTATAAAHPEAAAIDDGEILTYAELMDEVHTLAAELHANGIRRGDRIGIRMTSGSRDLYVAILATIAAGAAYVPVDADDPEERAEMVFSEGKINGVFTDEGFRMLSPRAGGDKHRPRLDDTAWIIFTSGSTGKPKGVAVSHRSAAAFVDAEAELFLVDSPGGPLGPEDRVLAGLSVAFDASCEEMWLAWRHGSCLVPAPRSLVRSGMDLGPWLIRRDITVVSTVPTLAGLWPAEALDNIRLLIVGGEACSQELVERLATEDREMWNTYGPTEATVVASATQLHPGQPVGIGLPLAGWDLIVVDSEEQPVAVGEVGELVIGGVGLARYLDPEKDAEKYAPMPSVGWARAYRSGDHVRLEEDGLYFVGRVDDQVKIGGRRIELGEVEANVAALPNVYNSAVAVQKTGANQSVLVGYVSLDDPSLGFDHDAAHDRLAETMPAALVPRICVMEELPVRTSGKVDKAALPWPLPGVGVEATDLNATETWLAELWVDVLGTSVQDADADFFSLGGTSLAAATLVGRIREQVPTVAVRDLYDHPRLGSLAEAVENIAAKTGVSLHDAAPVEPRDVRPVGPLTRVLQTLIQIPLMTLQATTWLGWILLGGNLAHMAGLEWAVHTSWWLVAVLLVVFGSPVGRLPIGGLGARLLTAGIQPGEYPRGGATHLRIWAAERWADASGSQSISGATWVNYYARSLGVKVGRGVDLHSLPPITGLLTLGDHCAIEPEVDMSGYWVDGDVVHVGAIEVAPDARVGARSTLLPGAVIGADAHVEAGSTVTGHRTIKPGSRWSGSPAEKVGRSKHRFPDEHPPRRSRWVPIYGLTSVALSLQPLAAIALGALVVVSLIDVTGGNPLLGAVVFAPLGGLVAFAFYMVSIWLGVRFLQIGLKPGITPVRSFHGWQLWTIERLMDDARTYLFPLYAGQLTPLWLRSLGARIGKNVEVSTAVMIPTLTDVREGAFLADDTLVGGYELGGGWMLTGETRVGKRSFVGNSGITGPGRKLPKNSLVAVLSSTPKKAKANTNWWGSPPERMRRVHVDADGGEALTYNPGLKVKFFRGFIETMRLLATMTSAMLLAGVVGTIYWLVATYGVLVAWLAGGLVLMAAGLLAMGVTVMVKWFCVGRHRPGDHPLWSEFVWLNELQDAFVEAVAAPWFLVPTLGTGELNVALRALGARIGHGAWVESYWFPETDLCIVGRAATVGPGTVVQTHLFQDRVMSLDTVTIADGATLAAHSVALPAARIGDGATVGPGSLVMRGDQVPANTVWQGNPIEPWNRA, encoded by the coding sequence GTGTCCATCCGCCAGGTCCCCCGCCAGTTCCTCCGCGCCGGCGACGCCCCCGCCAAACGCACCCTCTACGACATCCTCACCGCCACCGCCGCCGCCCACCCCGAGGCCGCGGCCATCGACGACGGCGAGATCCTCACCTACGCCGAACTCATGGACGAGGTCCACACCCTCGCCGCCGAACTCCACGCCAACGGCATCCGCCGCGGCGACCGCATCGGCATCCGCATGACCTCCGGCTCGCGTGACCTCTACGTGGCCATCCTCGCCACCATCGCCGCCGGCGCCGCCTACGTCCCCGTCGACGCCGACGACCCCGAGGAACGCGCCGAGATGGTCTTCTCCGAGGGGAAGATCAACGGCGTCTTCACCGACGAGGGCTTCCGCATGCTCTCCCCCCGTGCAGGAGGCGACAAGCACCGCCCGCGTCTCGACGACACCGCCTGGATCATCTTCACCTCCGGCTCCACCGGTAAACCCAAGGGAGTGGCCGTCTCCCACCGCTCCGCTGCCGCCTTCGTCGACGCCGAGGCCGAACTCTTCCTGGTCGACTCCCCCGGCGGCCCCCTCGGCCCCGAGGACCGCGTGCTCGCCGGACTGTCCGTCGCCTTCGACGCCTCCTGCGAGGAGATGTGGCTCGCCTGGCGCCACGGCTCCTGCCTCGTGCCCGCCCCCCGCTCCCTCGTGCGGTCCGGCATGGACCTGGGCCCCTGGCTGATCCGCCGCGACATCACCGTCGTGTCGACCGTGCCCACCCTCGCCGGCCTGTGGCCCGCCGAGGCACTCGACAACATCCGCCTCCTCATCGTCGGCGGTGAGGCCTGCTCCCAGGAGCTCGTCGAACGCCTCGCCACCGAGGACCGCGAGATGTGGAACACCTACGGTCCCACGGAGGCCACCGTCGTCGCATCCGCCACCCAGCTCCACCCCGGGCAGCCGGTCGGCATCGGCCTGCCGCTGGCCGGCTGGGACCTCATCGTCGTCGACTCCGAGGAACAGCCCGTCGCCGTCGGCGAGGTCGGGGAGCTCGTCATCGGCGGCGTCGGCCTGGCCCGCTACCTCGACCCGGAGAAGGACGCCGAGAAGTACGCCCCCATGCCCTCCGTGGGCTGGGCCCGCGCCTACCGCTCCGGCGACCACGTACGCCTCGAGGAGGACGGCCTCTATTTCGTCGGACGTGTCGACGACCAGGTGAAGATCGGCGGCCGCCGCATCGAGCTCGGCGAGGTCGAGGCCAACGTCGCCGCCCTGCCGAACGTGTACAACTCCGCCGTCGCGGTGCAGAAGACGGGTGCGAACCAGTCGGTGCTCGTCGGCTACGTGTCACTCGACGACCCCTCCCTGGGGTTCGACCACGACGCCGCCCACGACCGCCTCGCCGAGACGATGCCGGCGGCACTGGTCCCGCGCATCTGCGTCATGGAGGAGCTGCCGGTCCGCACGTCCGGCAAGGTCGACAAGGCCGCCCTGCCGTGGCCGCTGCCCGGCGTCGGCGTCGAGGCCACCGACCTCAACGCCACCGAGACGTGGCTCGCCGAACTGTGGGTCGACGTGCTCGGTACCTCCGTCCAGGACGCCGACGCGGACTTCTTCTCCCTCGGCGGCACCTCGCTGGCCGCGGCGACCCTCGTGGGCCGCATCCGTGAGCAGGTGCCCACCGTCGCCGTCCGCGACCTCTACGACCACCCGCGTCTGGGCTCCCTCGCGGAGGCCGTCGAGAACATCGCGGCGAAGACGGGTGTCTCGCTTCACGACGCCGCCCCCGTCGAACCCCGCGACGTCCGCCCCGTCGGCCCGCTCACCCGCGTGCTGCAGACCCTCATCCAGATCCCCCTGATGACCCTCCAGGCCACCACGTGGCTCGGCTGGATCCTCCTCGGCGGCAACCTGGCGCACATGGCCGGCCTCGAGTGGGCGGTGCACACCTCCTGGTGGCTGGTCGCCGTGCTGCTCGTCGTCTTCGGTTCGCCGGTGGGCCGTCTGCCCATCGGTGGCCTCGGCGCGCGGCTGCTCACCGCCGGCATCCAGCCGGGCGAGTACCCGCGTGGTGGTGCCACCCACCTGAGGATCTGGGCGGCCGAACGCTGGGCCGACGCCTCCGGCTCGCAGTCCATCTCCGGGGCGACGTGGGTCAACTACTACGCCCGCTCACTCGGCGTGAAGGTCGGCCGGGGCGTCGACCTGCACTCCCTGCCGCCGATCACCGGCCTGCTCACCCTCGGGGACCACTGTGCCATCGAGCCGGAGGTCGACATGTCGGGCTACTGGGTCGACGGTGACGTCGTCCACGTCGGCGCCATCGAGGTGGCCCCCGACGCGCGCGTCGGTGCGCGTTCCACGCTGCTGCCCGGTGCCGTCATCGGTGCCGACGCCCACGTCGAGGCCGGCTCCACCGTCACCGGTCACCGCACCATCAAGCCGGGGTCCCGCTGGTCGGGTTCCCCGGCGGAGAAGGTCGGCCGGTCGAAGCACCGCTTCCCGGACGAGCATCCGCCGCGTCGGTCCCGCTGGGTGCCGATCTACGGGCTGACCTCGGTGGCGTTGAGCCTGCAGCCGCTCGCCGCGATCGCGCTCGGTGCGCTGGTGGTCGTCTCGCTCATCGACGTCACCGGCGGCAACCCCCTCCTGGGGGCCGTCGTGTTCGCCCCGCTGGGTGGTCTGGTCGCGTTCGCGTTCTACATGGTGTCCATCTGGCTGGGAGTCCGCTTCCTGCAGATCGGGCTCAAGCCGGGCATCACGCCGGTGCGTTCCTTCCACGGCTGGCAGCTGTGGACCATCGAGCGTCTCATGGACGACGCCCGCACCTACCTCTTCCCGCTCTACGCCGGCCAGCTCACGCCGCTGTGGCTGCGCAGTCTGGGGGCGAGGATCGGGAAGAACGTGGAGGTCTCCACGGCCGTGATGATCCCGACGCTCACCGACGTCCGCGAGGGCGCCTTCCTCGCCGACGACACCCTCGTCGGCGGCTACGAGCTCGGTGGCGGCTGGATGCTGACGGGCGAGACGCGCGTCGGCAAGCGGTCGTTCGTGGGCAACTCCGGCATCACCGGGCCGGGCCGTAAGCTGCCGAAGAACTCGCTGGTGGCGGTGCTGTCCTCCACCCCGAAGAAGGCGAAGGCGAACACCAACTGGTGGGGTTCCCCGCCGGAGCGGATGCGTCGTGTCCACGTCGACGCCGACGGCGGCGAGGCCCTGACCTACAACCCGGGCCTGAAGGTGAAGTTCTTCCGCGGTTTCATCGAGACGATGCGTCTGCTCGCCACGATGACGTCCGCCATGCTGCTGGCGGGTGTGGTCGGCACGATCTACTGGCTGGTGGCCACCTACGGTGTCCTCGTCGCCTGGCTCGCCGGCGGGCTGGTGCTCATGGCGGCGGGCCTGCTCGCGATGGGTGTGACCGTGATGGTGAAGTGGTTCTGCGTCGGCAGGCACAGGCCCGGCGATCACCCGCTGTGGAGTGAGTTCGTGTGGCTCAACGAGCTGCAGGACGCCTTCGTCGAGGCGGTCGCCGCACCGTGGTTCCTGGTGCCGACGCTCGGCACCGGTGAACTCAACGTGGCCCTGCGGGCGCTCGGCGCGCGGATCGGCCACGGTGCGTGGGTGGAGTCGTACTGGTTCCCGGAGACAGACCTGTGCATCGTCGGTCGCGCCGCGACGGTCGGGCCCGGCACCGTCGTGCAGACGCACCTGTTCCAGGACCGCGTCATGAGCCTCGACACCGTCACCATCGCCGACGGCGCCACCCTCGCCGCGCACTCCGTCGCACTGCCGGCGGCCCGCATCGGCGACGGCGCGACGGTGGGCCCCGGCTCACTCGTCATGCGTGGTGACCAGGTGCCCGCCAACACCGTGTGGCAGGGCAACCCGATCGAGCCCTGGAATCGCGCTTAG
- a CDS encoding MarR family winged helix-turn-helix transcriptional regulator, which translates to MLQSVDSPTTGDAAHVGVPLTLLESPSFQLERLRRRTRDEVEAALATRGTTMRGYWVLTCLIEGDASSQTSLSDTLAIDASDMVRLIDGLEEQGWAKRERDPKDRRRQIVMSTKKGVKAQAELAELVAAAEATALDESTGKQLKHLRKLTQAVLVADLEPNPDEVKGA; encoded by the coding sequence ATGTTGCAATCAGTTGATTCCCCCACGACGGGCGACGCCGCCCATGTCGGCGTACCCCTCACCCTCCTCGAATCACCGAGTTTCCAGCTGGAACGCCTCCGTCGCCGGACCCGCGACGAGGTGGAGGCCGCCCTCGCCACCCGCGGGACCACCATGCGGGGCTACTGGGTACTCACCTGCCTCATCGAGGGCGACGCCTCCTCCCAGACCTCCCTGTCCGACACCCTCGCCATCGACGCCTCCGACATGGTCCGCCTCATCGACGGCCTCGAGGAACAGGGCTGGGCCAAGCGCGAACGCGATCCCAAGGACCGCCGCCGTCAGATCGTCATGTCCACCAAGAAGGGCGTGAAGGCCCAGGCCGAACTGGCGGAACTCGTCGCCGCCGCCGAGGCCACCGCCCTCGACGAGTCCACCGGCAAACAGCTCAAGCACCTGCGCAAGCTGACGCAGGCCGTCCTCGTCGCCGACCTGGAGCCCAACCCCGACGAAGTCAAGGGGGCGTAA
- a CDS encoding HNH endonuclease signature motif containing protein has protein sequence MNLMSAFEALRAIPVLEALATGTVDVVALSGLGFRDAGAWQKLAGIYFGPTRHRRLQRAARAAAVGLSLDALGVVEKHTRRLLTGAAVTPWELRVELCALRGTVEEIDRAAATRVRDYNRGVEDAEKKAYGRRALRGGKNTDGLGNRTFTVTGPERVIEGVLSGVRAGAAQRRRKDPRLTYEQAMFDAFLDTRGGGPAREVVITVLPLPESTKVLRQEGDETVFARTDGTTITGAELVAEAMVEEGYVGVFDPVRGGVNVYRDERFANFKQRMLLSAETILCPHPGCTTPASQCQVHHLTAWEQGGETNIENLSMACAVHNARNDDDPNAPPRNGRLERRPGGVVHLPPDGGPPRSNIHPIRQLSAMALINR, from the coding sequence ATGAACCTGATGTCGGCGTTTGAGGCCCTGCGGGCCATCCCCGTGCTGGAGGCGTTAGCGACCGGCACGGTCGACGTCGTTGCGCTGTCAGGGTTGGGTTTCCGGGACGCGGGGGCCTGGCAGAAGCTGGCCGGGATCTACTTCGGGCCGACCCGTCACCGGAGGCTGCAACGTGCTGCCCGGGCGGCGGCGGTGGGGTTGTCCCTGGACGCCCTGGGTGTGGTGGAGAAGCACACCCGCCGGCTGCTCACAGGCGCGGCGGTCACCCCGTGGGAGCTGCGCGTCGAGTTGTGCGCCCTGCGCGGCACGGTGGAGGAGATCGACCGGGCTGCCGCCACCCGCGTGCGTGACTACAACCGCGGGGTCGAGGACGCCGAGAAGAAGGCCTACGGTCGAAGGGCCCTCAGGGGCGGCAAGAACACCGACGGTCTGGGCAACCGCACGTTCACCGTCACCGGCCCGGAGAGGGTCATCGAGGGCGTGCTCAGCGGGGTCCGTGCCGGGGCCGCCCAGCGGCGACGGAAGGACCCCCGGCTGACCTATGAGCAGGCGATGTTCGACGCCTTCCTGGACACCCGGGGTGGCGGGCCTGCCCGCGAGGTGGTGATCACCGTGCTGCCGCTGCCGGAGTCGACGAAGGTGCTGCGGCAGGAGGGTGACGAGACCGTCTTCGCCCGCACCGACGGCACCACCATCACCGGGGCCGAGCTGGTCGCCGAGGCCATGGTGGAGGAAGGATACGTGGGGGTCTTCGACCCTGTCCGTGGTGGGGTCAACGTGTACCGGGACGAGCGCTTCGCGAACTTCAAGCAGCGCATGCTCCTGTCCGCGGAGACGATCCTGTGTCCGCACCCGGGGTGTACCACTCCGGCGAGTCAGTGCCAGGTGCATCACCTGACAGCGTGGGAGCAGGGTGGGGAGACCAACATCGAGAACCTGTCGATGGCGTGTGCGGTGCACAACGCGCGCAATGACGATGATCCGAATGCCCCACCCCGGAATGGGCGCCTGGAGCGCCGGCCTGGTGGGGTGGTGCATCTGCCGCCCGATGGTGGGCCACCACGGAGCAACATTCACCCGATACGGCAGTTGTCCGCCATGGCACTCATCAACAGGTGA
- a CDS encoding rhodanese-like domain-containing protein — protein sequence MKTVNVNQVPADAQLIDVREADEYAEVHAAGATLIPLSEFAGRVGEIDTDRDIYLICRSGNRSGKACEFLKENHGIEAINVEGGTMAWVEKGLPLG from the coding sequence ATGAAGACTGTGAATGTAAACCAGGTTCCCGCCGACGCCCAGCTCATCGACGTCCGCGAGGCCGACGAGTACGCCGAGGTCCACGCCGCGGGCGCGACCCTCATCCCGCTGTCCGAGTTCGCCGGCCGCGTCGGCGAGATCGACACCGACCGTGACATCTACCTCATCTGCCGTTCCGGCAACCGCTCCGGAAAGGCCTGCGAGTTCCTCAAGGAGAACCACGGCATCGAGGCCATCAACGTCGAGGGCGGCACGATGGCGTGGGTGGAGAAGGGCCTCCCGCTGGGATAA
- a CDS encoding porin, with translation MSDFLDTWTALSSTGLVGGTFDLLEGLGKWTEAVAKLIGLVK, from the coding sequence ATGTCTGACTTCCTCGATACCTGGACCGCACTTTCCTCCACCGGCCTGGTCGGCGGCACCTTCGACCTGCTCGAGGGCCTGGGCAAGTGGACCGAGGCTGTTGCCAAGCTCATCGGCCTGGTCAAGTAA
- a CDS encoding TetR/AcrR family transcriptional regulator: MSYHYTEREDPKPVRTGPGRPPNEALDRQVIIAARRLIREGKPLTIQEIVEASGASRSAIYRRWPSLNELLADALDHGRTNRVYSFDGPIKPILEELLFDRMHETVGRGYTDKHYRRHLELMMANPQLQKVYWEKHASRRLKCMQRALQAAKDNGEIRRDVDIEAALDAIYGVRTFQTAVRGVPFDSPEAVQRARAAFDLLRKGMEP; encoded by the coding sequence ATGAGCTACCACTACACCGAACGCGAGGATCCTAAACCTGTCCGCACCGGCCCCGGCCGCCCGCCGAACGAGGCCCTGGACAGGCAGGTCATCATCGCTGCCCGCCGCCTCATCCGGGAGGGCAAGCCGCTGACCATCCAGGAGATCGTCGAGGCCAGCGGGGCCTCCCGTTCCGCGATCTACCGTCGTTGGCCGAGCCTCAACGAGCTGCTCGCGGACGCCCTCGACCACGGTCGCACCAACCGGGTGTACAGCTTCGACGGCCCGATCAAGCCGATCCTCGAGGAACTCCTCTTCGACCGGATGCACGAGACCGTCGGCCGCGGCTACACCGACAAGCACTACCGTCGGCACCTGGAGCTCATGATGGCGAACCCGCAGCTGCAGAAGGTGTACTGGGAGAAGCATGCCTCCCGTCGCCTCAAGTGCATGCAGCGCGCCCTGCAGGCGGCGAAGGACAACGGTGAGATCCGCCGGGACGTCGACATCGAGGCCGCCCTCGACGCGATCTACGGTGTCCGCACCTTCCAGACCGCGGTGCGCGGCGTCCCCTTCGACTCGCCGGAGGCGGTGCAGCGCGCCCGCGCGGCCTTCGACCTCCTGCGGAAGGGCATGGAGCCCTGA
- the ppk2 gene encoding polyphosphate kinase 2, translating to MAEHNDDDLPVIDLAKTEGYVVDDSDEDDPVLLRPDGTPIETWRENYPYEERMTRDEYEKTKRKLQIELLKWQNWTKETGQRHIILFEGRDAAGKGGTIKRFNEHLNPRGARTVALEKPSPRESTSWYFQRYIAHFPAAGEIVFFDRSWYNRSGVERVMGFCTESQHAEFLREVPMLENMLLGSGISLTKFWFSVTQKEQRTRFAIRQVDPVRQWKLSPMDLASLDRWDDYTRAKEEQFRYTDTDESPWITIKSNDKKRARINAMRYILSKFEYTNKDHDVVGTPDPLIVLRGRDQIGD from the coding sequence ATGGCTGAGCACAATGACGACGATCTCCCTGTCATCGATCTGGCGAAGACGGAAGGATATGTCGTCGACGATTCCGACGAAGACGACCCGGTACTCCTGCGCCCGGACGGAACCCCCATTGAGACCTGGCGGGAGAATTACCCGTACGAGGAGCGCATGACGCGTGACGAGTACGAGAAGACCAAGCGCAAGCTCCAGATCGAACTGCTGAAGTGGCAGAACTGGACCAAGGAGACCGGTCAGCGTCACATCATCCTCTTCGAGGGCCGTGACGCCGCCGGCAAGGGTGGCACCATCAAGCGCTTCAACGAGCACCTCAACCCCCGTGGTGCCCGGACCGTCGCCCTGGAGAAGCCGTCCCCGCGGGAGTCCACCTCGTGGTACTTCCAGCGCTACATCGCGCACTTCCCGGCTGCCGGCGAGATCGTGTTCTTCGACCGCTCCTGGTACAACCGTTCCGGCGTCGAGCGCGTCATGGGCTTCTGCACCGAGTCGCAGCACGCGGAGTTCCTCCGTGAGGTCCCGATGCTGGAGAACATGCTCCTCGGTTCGGGTATCTCCCTGACGAAGTTCTGGTTCTCCGTGACCCAGAAGGAGCAGCGCACCCGCTTCGCCATCCGTCAGGTCGACCCGGTCCGCCAGTGGAAGCTCTCCCCGATGGACCTCGCCTCCCTGGACAGGTGGGATGACTACACCCGCGCCAAGGAGGAGCAGTTCCGCTACACGGACACCGACGAGTCCCCGTGGATCACCATCAAGTCGAATGACAAGAAGCGCGCCCGCATCAACGCGATGCGCTACATCCTGTCGAAGTTCGAGTACACGAACAAGGACCATGACGTGGTCGGTACGCCGGACCCGCTCATCGTCCTGCGTGGCCGCGATCAGATCGGCGACTAG
- a CDS encoding ABC-F family ATP-binding cassette domain-containing protein, with amino-acid sequence MSYPLIFAGVTFSWPDGSPVLDGTDAVFTAGRTGLIGDNGAGKSTVLRLITGELVPTSGTITRAGDVAHLPQQLTLESGMTVAELLGIREKLDALAAIESGDPDPRHFTAVGDDWDVAARARALLDATGLTSVGLDREVGTLSGGEAVLTALIGIRLADTPLTVLDEPTNNLDREARARLRDLVAGWRGTLIVVSHDVELLELMDSTVELRDRQLTVYGGPYSLYREQLAREQAAAERAVRAAEQTLRVEKRQRVEAETKLARRRSYAKTDYLNKRKPKIIMNQRKTEAQVSAGKLREDLGRAVESAEQNLREQEARVRKEAHIRIDLPDPDVPAGRRLLEWVDDRGTAHVMQGPERVALTGRNGVGKTRLLETLHDGGESLPRLVAHTGRIGYLPQRLDHLDDDLDVFGCVRQAVPGADPQQVRANLARFLFTGDDIGRRVGDLSGGERFRVALARLLLADPPHQVLLLDEPTNNLDLNSIDAVVSALGNYHGGLVVVSHDDAFLERLGVDVRLEVGVDKRISRR; translated from the coding sequence ATGTCATACCCCCTCATTTTTGCCGGAGTCACCTTCTCCTGGCCGGACGGTTCCCCCGTCCTCGACGGCACGGACGCCGTCTTCACCGCCGGACGCACCGGCCTCATCGGGGACAACGGGGCCGGGAAATCCACGGTCCTCCGTCTCATCACCGGGGAACTCGTCCCCACGTCCGGGACCATCACGCGTGCCGGCGACGTCGCCCATCTGCCGCAGCAGCTCACCCTGGAGTCCGGGATGACGGTCGCGGAGCTGCTGGGCATCCGGGAGAAACTGGATGCCCTGGCGGCCATCGAGTCCGGCGACCCGGACCCCCGGCACTTCACCGCCGTGGGCGACGACTGGGACGTCGCCGCCCGGGCCCGCGCGCTTCTCGACGCCACCGGCCTCACCTCCGTCGGCCTCGACAGGGAGGTCGGCACGCTGTCCGGCGGGGAGGCGGTGCTCACCGCGCTCATCGGCATCCGGCTGGCCGACACCCCGCTCACGGTGCTCGATGAGCCGACCAACAACCTCGACCGGGAGGCCCGCGCCCGCCTGCGGGACCTCGTGGCGGGGTGGCGGGGCACGCTCATCGTCGTCAGTCACGATGTCGAGCTCCTGGAGCTCATGGACTCCACCGTCGAGCTCCGCGACCGGCAGCTGACCGTCTACGGCGGGCCCTACAGCCTGTACCGGGAGCAGCTGGCGCGGGAGCAGGCCGCCGCGGAGCGGGCGGTGCGCGCCGCCGAGCAGACCCTCCGCGTGGAGAAACGCCAGCGCGTCGAGGCGGAGACCAAGCTCGCCCGGCGCCGTTCCTACGCGAAGACGGACTACCTGAACAAGAGGAAACCGAAGATCATCATGAACCAGCGGAAGACGGAGGCCCAGGTCTCCGCCGGCAAGCTGCGGGAGGATCTCGGGCGGGCCGTCGAGTCGGCCGAGCAGAATCTGCGGGAGCAGGAGGCCCGCGTGCGGAAGGAGGCGCACATCCGGATCGACCTGCCCGACCCGGACGTGCCCGCCGGCCGCCGGCTCCTCGAGTGGGTCGACGACCGGGGTACGGCGCACGTCATGCAGGGCCCGGAGCGGGTGGCGCTCACCGGCCGCAACGGCGTGGGCAAGACCCGGCTGCTGGAGACCCTCCACGACGGTGGGGAGTCCCTGCCCCGGCTGGTGGCGCACACCGGGCGGATCGGGTACCTGCCGCAGCGGCTCGACCACCTCGACGACGACCTCGACGTCTTCGGGTGCGTCCGGCAGGCGGTGCCGGGGGCGGACCCGCAGCAGGTGCGGGCGAACCTCGCCCGCTTCCTGTTCACCGGCGACGACATCGGACGCCGCGTCGGGGACCTGTCCGGCGGGGAACGCTTCCGCGTCGCCCTCGCCCGGCTCCTGCTCGCCGACCCGCCACACCAGGTGCTGCTTCTCGACGAACCCACCAACAACCTCGACCTCAACAGCATCGATGCGGTGGTCAGCGCCCTGGGCAACTACCACGGCGGGCTCGTCGTGGTCAGCCACGACGACGCCTTCCTCGAGCGGCTGGGGGTGGACGTGCGGCTCGAGGTGGGCGTCGACAAGCGGATCAGCCGACGGTGA
- a CDS encoding PorH family porin encodes MDLGTIQGQLNDFTTFAKNIGTALAGIPANINAVIDFVQGFGDAADTTSAVLSSSDK; translated from the coding sequence ATGGATCTCGGTACCATTCAGGGCCAGCTGAACGACTTCACCACCTTCGCCAAGAACATCGGCACCGCTCTCGCAGGCATCCCGGCCAACATCAACGCTGTCATCGACTTCGTTCAGGGCTTCGGCGACGCAGCTGACACCACCTCCGCAGTCCTGTCCTCCTCCGACAAGTAG